The following coding sequences lie in one Oceanicola sp. 502str15 genomic window:
- a CDS encoding alpha/beta hydrolase: protein MTYSFDMSPEAKLALAGELREGTLLPPTITPEMEADLAAVTVEELAVPTRVGPSRVMKVTPAEGTAPRPCFINFHGGGFVRGYHRRDTMFCAQLARATGALVLDVDYRLAPEHPFPAGLHECHDVVAWTFEQAGALGIDPARIAIGGHSAGGNFTASICQMAQESGAFRVCGQLLDYPFLDAATPPEDKIDPRSIMPAERMHAFNVLYCQVPENMRNPLVSPVLAAPELLEGQPPALMIVAGLDPLRHEAHRYAGQLIAAGVDIEVRQFDDCDHGWVVSGKARHEEARARIFGWLNRLYG, encoded by the coding sequence ATGACCTATTCCTTCGACATGAGCCCCGAGGCCAAGCTGGCGCTGGCCGGCGAATTGCGCGAGGGCACCCTGCTGCCCCCGACCATCACCCCCGAGATGGAGGCAGATCTGGCCGCCGTGACCGTGGAGGAGCTTGCCGTGCCCACCCGCGTCGGCCCGTCCCGGGTGATGAAGGTGACGCCCGCCGAGGGCACCGCCCCCCGGCCCTGCTTCATCAACTTTCATGGCGGCGGCTTCGTGCGCGGATATCATCGCCGCGATACGATGTTCTGCGCCCAGCTCGCCCGGGCCACCGGGGCGCTGGTGCTCGACGTCGACTACCGGCTTGCCCCCGAGCACCCCTTTCCCGCCGGGCTGCACGAGTGCCATGACGTGGTCGCCTGGACCTTCGAGCAGGCCGGAGCCCTCGGGATCGACCCCGCACGCATTGCCATCGGCGGCCATTCGGCAGGCGGCAACTTCACCGCCTCGATCTGCCAGATGGCGCAGGAGAGCGGCGCGTTCCGGGTGTGCGGGCAGCTGCTCGACTATCCGTTTCTCGATGCCGCCACCCCGCCGGAAGACAAGATCGACCCACGCTCGATCATGCCGGCCGAGCGGATGCACGCCTTCAACGTGCTCTACTGCCAGGTGCCCGAAAACATGCGCAATCCGCTGGTCTCGCCGGTTCTGGCCGCGCCCGAGCTGCTGGAGGGCCAGCCCCCCGCGCTGATGATCGTCGCCGGGCTCGATCCGTTGCGCCACGAGGCGCATCGCTATGCCGGGCAGCTCATTGCCGCGGGTGTCGATATCGAGGTGCGCCAGTTCGACGATTGCGACCACGGCTGGGTCGTGAGCGGCAAGGCCCGCCACGAGGAGGCGCGGGCGCGGATCTTCGGCTGGCTGAACCGGCTTTACGGCTGA
- a CDS encoding branched-chain amino acid ABC transporter permease — translation MTLFLNILVDGVAYGMILFMISVGLSVTMGLMRVVNLAHGGFALLGGTFAHWFAADLGLPFWPALALAIAATVALSVPLERVIYRRIYGFTDLQQVLATIGLTFLMIASVNLWQGSSLLSVPLPEGLKASVDLGFRTLPVHRLLVIAGGLAVVLGLWLLLERTRFGIRLRAAVDNRGAASAHGIDTDRIFMAAFALGAGLAAFGGVLGAEILPIDAYYPLRYMVLFLIVVAVGGMGSIAGSFLAAIGLGLLETAARYLAPDFATITFFALVIALLALRPNGLIVRTS, via the coding sequence ATGACCCTGTTTCTCAACATACTCGTGGACGGCGTTGCCTACGGGATGATCCTGTTCATGATCTCCGTCGGCCTCTCCGTCACCATGGGCCTGATGCGGGTGGTGAACCTCGCCCACGGCGGTTTTGCCCTGCTGGGCGGCACCTTTGCCCATTGGTTCGCCGCCGACCTCGGCCTGCCGTTCTGGCCTGCGCTGGCGCTGGCGATTGCCGCAACCGTGGCGCTCTCGGTGCCGCTGGAGCGGGTGATCTATCGCCGGATCTACGGCTTTACCGACCTGCAGCAGGTGCTGGCCACCATCGGCCTGACCTTCCTGATGATCGCCTCGGTCAACCTCTGGCAGGGCTCCAGCCTGCTCTCGGTGCCGCTGCCCGAGGGGCTGAAGGCCAGTGTCGATCTCGGCTTCCGCACGCTGCCGGTGCATCGTCTGCTGGTCATCGCCGGTGGTCTGGCCGTGGTGCTGGGCCTCTGGCTGCTGCTCGAGCGCACCCGCTTCGGCATCCGCCTGCGCGCCGCCGTCGACAATCGCGGCGCCGCCTCGGCCCATGGTATCGACACCGACCGCATCTTCATGGCCGCCTTCGCCCTCGGCGCGGGCCTCGCGGCATTCGGCGGTGTGCTCGGCGCAGAGATCCTGCCGATCGACGCCTATTATCCGCTCCGCTACATGGTGCTCTTCCTGATCGTGGTGGCGGTGGGCGGCATGGGCTCCATCGCGGGCAGCTTCCTGGCCGCCATCGGGCTGGGCCTGCTGGAAACCGCGGCCCGCTACCTTGCGCCCGACTTTGCCACCATCACCT
- a CDS encoding tripartite tricarboxylate transporter permease, with translation MQDILASFGTLLAPMTLLVIILSTALGIVLGAIPGLSGGLGVALLLPITFGMPPEVGLAMLVSIWVGGVSGAMIGSILLGIPGSPSAIATCFDGYPMTRNGQAVKALGAAITASFIGTFLSILIAMAASPLMARLALKMGPWEYFSLGFCAISLVAALSRGSVFHGLAAAALGLILASVGFAPIDGYPRFTFGNIYLNGGFDLIPLMLGFFALKQIVQDYARGQQQVPEVDASDIKGFGVTWKEYRDNTWNMIRSFMIGLWIGFLPGMGAALSNMVAYAQAKSASRHPEKFGKGCVDGVFASETSNNASVGGSLIPMVALGIPGDGVTAILLGGLMIHGVQAGPLLFNNNPEIVYALFLTALIAAVLVLVMQFWGMRLFPAILKIPYHYLYPAIVVLGFMGVFVGSSTAFNYVLLLGFAGLGLAMDKLRLPIGPFILAFILAPMLELNLRRGMTYTDDGILPFFTRPISGLLLFAAVLSIVSPFLMPWLRSLRRARQGG, from the coding sequence ATGCAAGACATCCTCGCCAGCTTCGGCACGCTCCTCGCCCCGATGACCCTGCTGGTCATCATCCTTTCCACCGCGCTCGGCATCGTTCTGGGCGCGATCCCCGGCCTCTCGGGCGGGCTCGGCGTGGCGCTTCTGCTGCCGATCACCTTCGGCATGCCGCCCGAGGTGGGGCTGGCGATGCTGGTCTCAATCTGGGTCGGCGGCGTGTCGGGTGCCATGATCGGCTCGATTCTGCTGGGCATTCCCGGCTCGCCCTCGGCCATCGCCACCTGCTTCGACGGCTACCCGATGACCCGCAATGGCCAGGCCGTGAAGGCGCTCGGCGCGGCTATCACTGCCTCCTTCATCGGCACCTTCCTGTCGATCCTCATCGCCATGGCCGCCTCGCCGCTGATGGCGCGCCTCGCGCTGAAGATGGGGCCGTGGGAGTATTTCTCGCTCGGGTTCTGCGCCATCTCGCTGGTGGCGGCGCTGTCGCGCGGCTCGGTCTTTCACGGGCTGGCCGCCGCGGCCCTCGGGCTCATCCTTGCCTCGGTGGGCTTCGCGCCGATCGACGGATACCCGCGCTTCACCTTCGGCAACATCTACCTCAACGGCGGGTTCGACCTGATTCCGCTGATGCTTGGTTTCTTCGCGCTCAAGCAGATCGTGCAGGACTATGCCCGCGGGCAGCAGCAGGTGCCGGAGGTGGATGCGAGCGACATCAAGGGTTTTGGCGTGACGTGGAAGGAGTACCGCGACAACACCTGGAACATGATCCGCTCCTTCATGATCGGCCTTTGGATCGGCTTCCTGCCGGGCATGGGCGCGGCGCTTTCGAACATGGTGGCCTATGCGCAGGCCAAATCGGCCAGCAGGCACCCGGAGAAGTTCGGCAAGGGCTGCGTCGACGGCGTTTTTGCCTCGGAAACCTCCAACAATGCGAGCGTGGGCGGCTCGCTGATCCCGATGGTCGCCCTCGGCATTCCGGGGGACGGGGTCACGGCGATCCTGCTCGGCGGGCTGATGATTCATGGCGTGCAGGCCGGGCCGCTGCTGTTCAACAACAACCCCGAGATCGTCTATGCGCTGTTCCTGACCGCGCTGATCGCCGCGGTTCTGGTGCTGGTGATGCAGTTCTGGGGGATGCGGCTGTTTCCGGCGATCCTGAAGATTCCGTATCACTACCTCTACCCGGCGATCGTGGTGCTGGGCTTCATGGGCGTCTTCGTCGGCTCCTCGACCGCCTTCAACTACGTGCTGCTGCTCGGGTTTGCCGGGCTCGGGCTGGCGATGGACAAGCTGCGCCTGCCGATCGGCCCCTTCATCCTCGCCTTCATCCTCGCCCCGATGCTGGAGCTGAACCTGCGGCGCGGGATGACCTACACCGACGATGGCATCCTGCCCTTCTTCACCCGCCCGATCTCCGGCCTGCTGCTCTTTGCGGCCGTGCTGAGCATCGTTTCACCCTTCCTGATGCCATGGCTGAGAAGCCTGCGGCGGGCGCGTCAAGGCGGCTGA
- a CDS encoding ABC transporter substrate-binding protein, with protein sequence MTRAIHAALAAVIATALPAAAGADTIKVGVVAPFSGPFAIYGKQYQEAVETYVAQHGTTAGEHEIEFIYKDVGGPNPDQSRSLAQELLIRDQVDYLAGFTFTPNALAVAPLIEQSQTPTVIFNAATSSINKESEFYLRTSYTLWQVSAPLAEWAYDQGMRTAATTVTDYGPGIDAENAFKAAFEARGGEVVDSIRMPLSTTDFTPFIQSVRDAAPDAVFTFLPGGPPTFTYTKTYNENGLAEAGIKFLGTAETEEVNLQGLGDAAIGLTTAYHYSGAHDSDENRAFQAKLTELFPDAIANWASVGAYDGTHLIYQMVAAAGSDGPAAVEAAKTMEWESPRGPVKMDPDARTLIQNVYIREVARDEDTGKLVNRETGVIATVGDLGWDK encoded by the coding sequence ATGACACGCGCCATCCACGCGGCCCTTGCGGCCGTGATAGCTACCGCTTTGCCCGCAGCCGCCGGGGCCGACACGATCAAGGTCGGGGTCGTCGCGCCCTTTTCCGGGCCCTTCGCCATCTACGGCAAGCAATACCAGGAGGCGGTGGAAACCTACGTGGCCCAGCATGGCACCACGGCGGGCGAGCACGAGATCGAGTTCATCTACAAGGACGTGGGCGGGCCGAACCCCGACCAGTCGCGCAGCCTCGCGCAGGAGCTGCTGATCCGCGATCAGGTGGATTATCTCGCCGGTTTCACCTTCACCCCGAACGCGCTGGCCGTAGCGCCGCTGATCGAGCAGAGCCAGACGCCGACGGTGATCTTCAATGCCGCCACCTCCTCGATCAACAAGGAGAGCGAATTCTACCTGCGCACCAGCTACACCCTCTGGCAGGTTTCCGCGCCGCTGGCCGAATGGGCCTATGACCAGGGGATGCGCACGGCGGCGACCACCGTGACCGACTACGGCCCCGGGATCGACGCCGAAAACGCCTTCAAGGCCGCCTTCGAGGCCAGGGGCGGCGAGGTCGTGGATTCGATCCGCATGCCGCTCAGCACCACCGATTTCACCCCTTTCATCCAGAGCGTGCGCGACGCCGCGCCCGATGCGGTCTTCACCTTCCTGCCCGGCGGCCCGCCCACCTTCACCTATACCAAGACCTACAACGAGAACGGTCTGGCCGAGGCAGGCATCAAGTTTCTCGGCACGGCGGAGACCGAAGAGGTGAACCTTCAGGGGCTGGGCGATGCCGCCATCGGGCTGACAACGGCCTACCACTACTCGGGCGCGCATGACTCCGACGAGAACCGCGCGTTTCAGGCCAAGCTCACCGAGCTGTTCCCCGACGCAATCGCCAACTGGGCCTCGGTCGGCGCCTATGACGGCACCCACCTGATCTACCAGATGGTTGCCGCCGCCGGGTCCGACGGCCCCGCCGCCGTCGAGGCCGCCAAGACCATGGAATGGGAAAGCCCGCGCGGCCCGGTCAAGATGGACCCCGACGCCCGCACCCTGATCCAGAACGTCTACATCCGCGAAGTCGCCCGCGACGAGGACACCGGCAAGCTGGTGAACCGCGAGACCGGCGTGATCGCCACCGTGGGCGACCTCGGCTGGGACAAGTGA
- a CDS encoding tripartite tricarboxylate transporter substrate binding protein, translating into MKATNLIGAAVALTLAAGATAQAAEWPTQPVQIIVPSKPGGGTDVMARIFSDYLARETGGDVVVVNVDGGGGSIAYNQVMTAAPDGNTILFNHTGLLAGYHTGHSDIGLDDFTTIGVAQSYAPQVYAVAADAPWDTMKEFVDDARANPGARTVAVSLGRTTHFIAGLIMMNEDVDLKLLEASAEVDKVAAIQGGHIEMGNLGAGSAKQYEQAGDMKVLCLLDPEPHPAYPEYETCVQQGVNVSWLAPLVLWGPKDMDPDLVATINAATAGMAEDATAQDALKKADSVFTYYDVEGAQELMATEDAKIAALAERLGLSR; encoded by the coding sequence ATGAAAGCAACCAATCTCATCGGGGCCGCAGTGGCACTGACACTTGCGGCGGGCGCGACGGCGCAGGCCGCCGAGTGGCCCACCCAACCCGTGCAGATCATCGTGCCATCCAAACCCGGCGGCGGAACCGATGTGATGGCGCGGATCTTCTCCGACTATCTCGCCCGCGAAACCGGCGGCGACGTGGTGGTGGTGAACGTCGATGGCGGCGGCGGCTCGATTGCCTACAATCAGGTGATGACCGCCGCGCCGGACGGCAACACCATTCTGTTCAACCACACCGGCCTGCTGGCGGGCTACCACACAGGCCACAGCGACATCGGGCTTGATGACTTTACCACCATCGGCGTGGCGCAAAGCTATGCGCCGCAGGTCTATGCCGTGGCCGCCGATGCGCCTTGGGATACCATGAAGGAGTTCGTGGACGACGCCCGCGCCAACCCCGGGGCGCGCACCGTCGCGGTGTCGCTCGGCCGCACGACCCATTTCATCGCGGGCCTCATCATGATGAACGAGGATGTGGACCTGAAGCTGCTCGAAGCCTCCGCCGAGGTCGACAAGGTGGCGGCGATCCAGGGGGGCCATATCGAGATGGGCAACCTCGGCGCGGGCTCGGCCAAGCAATACGAACAGGCGGGCGACATGAAGGTGCTCTGCCTGCTCGACCCCGAACCTCATCCCGCCTATCCCGAGTACGAGACCTGCGTGCAGCAGGGCGTGAATGTGAGCTGGCTGGCGCCACTGGTCCTTTGGGGCCCGAAGGACATGGACCCGGACCTCGTGGCCACGATCAACGCCGCAACCGCCGGCATGGCCGAGGACGCCACGGCACAGGACGCCCTGAAGAAGGCGGACAGCGTGTTCACCTACTACGACGTGGAGGGCGCGCAGGAGCTGATGGCCACGGAGGACGCCAAGATTGCGGCGCTGGCCGAACGACTGGGCCTCTCACGCTGA
- a CDS encoding tripartite tricarboxylate transporter TctB family protein, translating to MNTEKPLGAGLVAFAIAGILVTMQISVRTFNDDPGPRLFPLLGFSILLLCGLGMVLTRSKISDVLREEEEAAAGTDQTPAARRGAIMFGLLVAYSLALWLLGYYIATPLMVYAFYHTIAGAERRVWWRGALYGLAVTGGVHLVFSELLNTLLPSGILF from the coding sequence ATGAACACCGAAAAGCCGCTTGGAGCCGGGCTGGTCGCATTTGCGATTGCCGGAATCCTCGTGACCATGCAGATCAGCGTGCGCACGTTCAACGACGACCCGGGGCCGCGGCTCTTTCCGCTGCTAGGGTTCTCGATCCTGCTGCTCTGCGGGCTCGGGATGGTGCTGACCAGATCGAAGATCTCGGACGTCCTGCGTGAGGAAGAGGAGGCGGCCGCCGGGACCGACCAGACGCCCGCTGCCCGCAGGGGGGCCATCATGTTCGGCCTTCTGGTGGCCTACTCCCTCGCCCTCTGGCTGCTCGGCTACTACATCGCCACGCCGCTGATGGTCTACGCCTTCTACCACACCATCGCCGGGGCCGAGCGCCGGGTCTGGTGGCGCGGGGCGCTCTATGGGCTTGCCGTCACCGGCGGCGTGCATCTGGTGTTCTCCGAACTGCTGAACACGCTCCTGCCCTCCGGCATCCTCTTCTGA
- a CDS encoding tripartite tricarboxylate transporter substrate binding protein: MHRDTHVRVARRRLMKTLGATALAALSLGVMPAAAQAQEWPSGSVQLVVPAKPGGGTDAAARVLAAALSEQTGGDFVVVNTPGGGGAVAAEQVRTAAPDGQQLLFYHTSLIATYHTGGYDQNPLEEFSLLAAMPVGGSYALAVGADAPYETMGDLMQAATDNPGKITLGVQIRGSSHFMAGLIEMGNDAKFRVVEAGSDADKLVQLQGGQIQAALINTPGTLQYVENGDLRILATISGQPDRDPNAPDYPSAAELGFENAVYGLDFLVFGPKGMDQGMAEQINAAFGAVLDDPEVSGQLEKMRFPVSHLGLAESRARTVDADKRLGATAKALGLSD; this comes from the coding sequence ATGCACCGTGACACTCACGTCCGCGTCGCCCGTCGGCGGCTGATGAAAACCCTTGGCGCCACCGCGCTGGCCGCGCTTTCGCTCGGGGTCATGCCCGCCGCCGCGCAGGCGCAGGAGTGGCCCTCGGGCTCGGTCCAGCTTGTGGTGCCCGCCAAGCCCGGCGGTGGCACCGATGCGGCGGCCCGCGTTCTGGCGGCCGCGCTTTCGGAACAGACCGGCGGCGATTTCGTGGTGGTCAACACCCCCGGCGGCGGTGGCGCCGTGGCCGCGGAGCAGGTGCGCACCGCCGCGCCCGACGGCCAGCAGCTGCTGTTCTACCACACCAGCCTGATCGCCACCTATCACACCGGTGGATACGACCAGAACCCGCTGGAAGAATTCAGCCTGCTTGCCGCCATGCCGGTGGGCGGCAGCTATGCCCTCGCCGTGGGGGCCGATGCGCCCTACGAGACCATGGGCGACCTGATGCAGGCGGCCACCGACAACCCCGGAAAGATCACGCTCGGCGTGCAGATCCGCGGCTCTTCCCACTTCATGGCCGGGCTGATCGAAATGGGCAATGACGCCAAGTTCCGCGTCGTCGAGGCGGGCAGCGATGCCGACAAGCTGGTGCAGCTTCAGGGCGGGCAGATCCAGGCCGCGCTGATCAACACGCCGGGCACGCTGCAATATGTCGAGAACGGCGACCTGCGCATTCTGGCGACCATTTCCGGCCAGCCCGACCGCGACCCGAACGCGCCCGATTACCCCTCTGCCGCCGAACTGGGCTTCGAGAATGCGGTTTACGGCCTCGATTTTCTCGTCTTCGGCCCGAAGGGAATGGACCAGGGCATGGCCGAGCAGATCAACGCCGCCTTCGGCGCGGTTCTGGATGACCCCGAGGTGTCCGGCCAACTCGAAAAGATGCGCTTTCCGGTGAGCCACCTCGGCCTCGCCGAGAGCCGCGCGCGCACCGTGGACGCCGACAAGCGCCTTGGTGCCACCGCGAAGGCCCTTGGCCTTAGCGACTGA
- a CDS encoding MBL fold metallo-hydrolase yields the protein MQKRPLPPLPTDPFECLQQGCERPWEVDVDPFEVAERTWYVGNNWVGAYLLETDAGLVLIDTTMQPQVYLLFEAVRKLGFEPTDIALILISHMHYDHIGGVRAVQEASGAKVMMSREDWAFMQARPDQIFASGYPCGDFTPDAFYSDDTPVMLGDRSIRTLLTPGHTPGTTSFFFEAGGRLCGLHGGVGLNTLADEFLAETGLPVSARDAYLASMLKVREIPVEITLGSHPAQVGMLGKVDTIRPGRNPFYDPSTWHALIDGRIAQVRDLMGQAA from the coding sequence ATGCAGAAAAGACCTTTGCCGCCCCTCCCCACCGATCCATTCGAGTGCCTCCAGCAAGGCTGCGAGCGTCCGTGGGAGGTGGATGTAGACCCTTTCGAGGTCGCCGAGCGCACCTGGTACGTGGGCAACAACTGGGTGGGGGCCTACCTGCTGGAGACCGACGCCGGGCTGGTGCTGATCGACACCACGATGCAGCCGCAGGTCTACCTGCTGTTCGAGGCGGTGCGGAAGCTGGGCTTCGAGCCGACCGATATTGCGCTGATCCTGATTTCGCACATGCACTACGACCACATCGGCGGCGTCCGGGCGGTGCAGGAGGCCAGCGGTGCGAAGGTGATGATGAGCCGCGAGGACTGGGCGTTCATGCAGGCCCGGCCCGACCAGATCTTTGCCAGTGGCTACCCCTGCGGCGACTTCACGCCCGATGCCTTCTATTCCGACGACACCCCGGTCATGCTCGGCGACCGCTCGATCCGCACCCTGCTGACCCCGGGCCACACGCCGGGCACCACCTCGTTTTTCTTCGAGGCCGGGGGGCGGCTGTGCGGGCTGCATGGCGGCGTTGGGCTGAACACGCTGGCCGATGAGTTTCTGGCCGAGACCGGGCTGCCGGTGAGCGCACGCGACGCCTACCTCGCCTCCATGCTGAAGGTGCGCGAGATCCCGGTGGAGATCACCCTTGGCTCCCACCCGGCGCAGGTCGGGATGCTCGGCAAGGTCGACACCATCCGACCCGGCCGGAACCCGTTCTACGACCCCTCCACCTGGCACGCGCTGATCGACGGGCGCATCGCGCAGGTGCGCGACCTGATGGGACAGGCGGCATGA
- a CDS encoding LysR family transcriptional regulator, whose product MSLTAAVLLNRLTTRAKIRHMRALMALCELRGIGRAAQALGITQPAMSQLLVELEKLLDTRLFLRHSKGVDPTPAALDLLPIASRIVAATEEGAERIASHHRREGGMVRVGSSVAATGALLDAALPAFGAAHPNILTQVQTVIGQALDNAFSGDEFDVVCCREREVIPDGWEFKVLVPDELIVAAGTTHPLARAETVTIEALYRATWVQHTAVSLARGQFDELRIQHGWDELKLVHVTSRIPVISWSMLKTGELLSLVPRSVVMPWLSIGLLKELDAGLGLQLPPIGYLWRPDRVGPAVSRFFAALDACATELTEEKTP is encoded by the coding sequence ATGTCCCTCACCGCCGCCGTCCTGCTCAACCGCCTGACCACCCGCGCCAAGATCCGCCACATGCGGGCGCTCATGGCGCTCTGCGAGCTGCGTGGCATCGGCCGCGCGGCGCAGGCGCTGGGCATCACCCAGCCCGCAATGAGCCAGCTTCTGGTCGAGCTGGAGAAGCTGCTCGATACCCGCCTCTTCCTGCGCCACTCCAAGGGGGTCGATCCCACGCCCGCCGCACTTGATCTCCTGCCCATCGCCAGCCGCATCGTTGCCGCCACCGAGGAGGGGGCCGAGCGCATCGCCTCGCATCACCGCCGGGAGGGCGGCATGGTGCGCGTCGGCTCCAGTGTCGCCGCCACCGGCGCCCTGCTCGACGCGGCGCTGCCCGCCTTCGGCGCGGCGCATCCCAACATTCTGACGCAGGTGCAAACGGTGATCGGGCAGGCGCTCGACAATGCCTTCTCGGGCGACGAGTTCGACGTGGTCTGCTGCCGCGAGCGTGAGGTCATCCCCGACGGATGGGAGTTCAAGGTGCTGGTGCCCGACGAGCTGATCGTGGCGGCGGGCACCACCCATCCGCTGGCCCGGGCCGAGACAGTGACCATCGAGGCGCTCTACCGTGCAACCTGGGTGCAGCACACCGCCGTCTCGCTCGCGCGTGGCCAGTTCGACGAACTGCGCATCCAACACGGCTGGGACGAGCTGAAGCTTGTCCATGTGACCTCGCGCATCCCGGTCATCAGCTGGTCGATGCTGAAGACCGGCGAGCTTCTGTCGCTGGTGCCGCGCAGCGTGGTCATGCCCTGGCTCTCGATCGGCCTGCTGAAGGAGCTCGATGCCGGGCTGGGCTTGCAACTGCCGCCGATCGGGTATCTCTGGCGTCCCGACAGGGTCGGCCCCGCCGTGAGCCGGTTCTTTGCGGCGCTCGATGCATGTGCCACCGAGCTGACAGAGGAGAAAACACCGTGA